The Streptococcaceae bacterium ESL0729 genome has a segment encoding these proteins:
- the rsfS gene encoding ribosome silencing factor, which translates to MNTNKLIETVVKAADDKKALDIVVMDMKGISGVSDAFVVMEAMNTRQIGAIVDNIVDKVEEAGLRAHHIEGNPNSGWVLIDFLDVVVSVFSHDERSFYNLEKLWSDAPLVDISGMIGLD; encoded by the coding sequence TTGAATACAAATAAACTTATTGAAACAGTTGTCAAGGCAGCTGATGATAAAAAAGCCCTTGATATCGTAGTAATGGATATGAAGGGAATTAGTGGTGTGAGTGATGCTTTTGTCGTGATGGAAGCTATGAATACCCGCCAAATCGGAGCCATTGTTGACAATATTGTCGATAAGGTTGAAGAGGCTGGCCTGCGTGCCCACCACATTGAAGGAAATCCAAATAGTGGTTGGGTTTTAATTGACTTCCTTGACGTTGTAGTAAGTGTCTTCTCACATGATGAAAGAAGCTTCTACAATCTTGAAAAACTTTGGTCAGATGCACCTTTAGTTGATATTTCAGGAATGATTGGATTAGATTAA
- a CDS encoding nicotinate-nicotinamide nucleotide adenylyltransferase — MPFELLTPFTKVKPYQEDKKNRRQIGIFEGFFNPVHNGHLLIADQVCQSLNLEKVLLLPLYSSSNHVIKMLELALLDFEQNNIGIDLHAHQNPGLTSYHLVKMLIEENPDVDFYYILGGDRVASLSQFYKIDELVKMVQFVGVQRPRYRVGTSYPLIWVDLPTMDISSSAIRGYVKEGMKPNYLLPNSVLEYILREGLYD; from the coding sequence ATGCCCTTTGAATTATTGACACCTTTTACAAAGGTTAAACCCTATCAGGAAGATAAAAAGAATCGTAGGCAAATTGGAATTTTTGAGGGATTTTTTAATCCTGTTCATAATGGGCACCTGCTTATTGCCGATCAGGTTTGCCAGTCTCTAAATTTGGAGAAGGTCTTGCTCCTTCCCCTTTATAGTTCATCAAATCATGTAATTAAAATGCTTGAACTTGCTCTTTTAGACTTTGAACAAAATAACATAGGGATTGATCTTCACGCCCATCAAAATCCAGGTCTTACCAGTTATCACCTGGTAAAGATGTTAATTGAGGAAAATCCTGATGTTGATTTTTACTACATTTTAGGTGGGGACAGAGTTGCTAGTTTGAGTCAATTTTATAAGATTGATGAGCTTGTAAAAATGGTTCAATTTGTTGGGGTTCAAAGACCAAGATACAGGGTGGGTACAAGCTATCCTCTAATTTGGGTTGACCTTCCGACAATGGATATTTCATCAAGTGCAATCAGGGGATATGTTAAAGAGGGTATGAAGCCTAATTACCTCCTACCAAATTCTGTTCTTGAATATATTTTAAGGGAGGGGCTTTATGACTAA
- the yhbY gene encoding ribosome assembly RNA-binding protein YhbY, with protein MTLTGKQKRYLRSEAHHLNPIVQVGKNGLNDEVKTSIRNVLDARELIKVTLLQNTDETVDTVAYAMEEMGFDVVQIIGRMVVLYKVSDRKENRKISQKVKGL; from the coding sequence ATGACATTAACTGGAAAACAAAAAAGATATTTAAGATCTGAAGCCCACCACCTAAACCCAATTGTTCAAGTTGGGAAAAACGGCCTAAATGATGAGGTCAAAACAAGCATTAGAAATGTCCTTGATGCTCGTGAACTTATCAAGGTAACTCTATTACAAAATACTGATGAGACAGTTGATACTGTAGCTTACGCCATGGAAGAGATGGGCTTTGATGTGGTTCAAATAATTGGTCGCATGGTTGTTCTTTATAAGGTTTCAGATCGTAAGGAAAACCGTAAAATTTCTCAAAAGGTTAAAGGCCTTTAA
- the dnaJ gene encoding molecular chaperone DnaJ, producing MAEKRDYYEVLGVSKTASDDELKKAYRKLSKKYHPDINKDAGAEDKYKEIQEAYETLSDSQKRAAYDQYGFAGAQGGFGGGAGGFDGFDGFSSFSGGGFGGFEDIFSSFFGGGGGAQANPNAPRQGDDLQYRINLTFEEAVFGVEKEIKYNREEICHTCHGSGSKPGTEPIVCPKCHGSGQIQVAISTPYGRIMTTATCDVCHGRGKEIKDPCPTCHGSGRDKVVHKVKVKVPAGVETGQHIRLSGQGDAGVNGGPYGDLYVIFNVQESSKFRREGSEIFYNLPISFVQATLGAELEVPTVHGQAKLKIPAGTQTGTKFRLKGKGAQKLNGSGNGNQTVIVNIVTPKKINDEQRKALEAFAKAGGEDVHPHKEGFFDKLKKGFE from the coding sequence ATGGCAGAAAAAAGGGATTATTATGAGGTCCTAGGTGTTTCAAAGACAGCTAGTGATGATGAGTTAAAAAAAGCATATAGGAAGCTTTCAAAAAAATATCATCCAGATATTAACAAGGACGCTGGTGCCGAGGATAAGTACAAGGAAATTCAAGAAGCTTATGAAACCTTAAGCGATTCTCAAAAACGAGCAGCCTATGATCAGTATGGTTTTGCTGGAGCCCAAGGTGGCTTTGGTGGCGGAGCAGGCGGTTTTGACGGCTTCGATGGTTTCTCAAGCTTTTCAGGCGGTGGTTTTGGCGGTTTTGAAGACATCTTTTCTAGCTTCTTTGGTGGAGGTGGTGGAGCACAGGCCAATCCTAATGCACCACGTCAGGGTGATGACTTGCAGTACAGGATTAACCTGACTTTTGAAGAGGCTGTTTTTGGTGTCGAAAAAGAAATCAAGTACAACAGGGAAGAAATTTGTCATACCTGCCATGGAAGTGGATCAAAACCTGGAACAGAGCCTATTGTCTGTCCTAAGTGTCATGGTAGTGGTCAAATCCAAGTTGCTATTAGTACACCATATGGTCGTATTATGACAACAGCTACCTGTGATGTCTGTCATGGTAGGGGTAAAGAAATTAAAGATCCATGTCCAACCTGTCACGGTAGTGGTCGTGACAAGGTGGTTCATAAGGTTAAGGTCAAGGTACCTGCAGGGGTTGAAACTGGCCAACATATAAGACTTTCAGGACAAGGTGATGCTGGGGTTAACGGAGGACCTTACGGGGATCTGTATGTAATCTTTAATGTGCAAGAAAGCTCAAAATTCAGAAGAGAAGGTAGTGAAATCTTCTATAATCTACCGATTAGCTTTGTTCAGGCTACTCTTGGAGCAGAGCTTGAGGTACCTACTGTTCATGGTCAGGCAAAACTTAAGATTCCTGCTGGAACTCAAACTGGAACTAAGTTCCGTCTTAAAGGTAAGGGAGCTCAAAAGCTTAATGGTAGTGGTAATGGTAATCAAACAGTTATCGTAAATATTGTAACTCCTAAGAAGATAAATGATGAGCAACGTAAGGCTCTTGAAGCATTTGCTAAGGCAGGTGGTGAAGATGTTCATCCCCACAAGGAAGGCTTCTTTGATAAATTAAAGAAGGGCTTTGAATAA
- the yqeH gene encoding ribosome biogenesis GTPase YqeH: MNNLDLKDLHCIGCGASLQVDNDKQSGYTPKSAIEKGLETGELYCQRCFRLRHYNEVADVEMTDKDFLRLLNELGNTDALIVNVVDIFDFNGSVIPSLHRFVQKNDVLLVGNKKDVLPHAVGTRKLTQWLKERAHEEGLRPIDVVLTSAFNQDDVRNLMEKIDEYRKGRDVYVVGVTNVGKSSLINSIIKIATGEEDVITTSRFPGTTLDKIEIPLDEESNLVDTPGIIHHHQMAHYLGKKDLKLISPSKEIKPATYQLNPEQTLFLGGLARFDYIQGEKQGFTAYFARDLKLHRTKLEGASDFYEKHVGGLLTPPQKDEVAEFPKLRRVEFSIKEKTDIVFSGLGWIRMAQAGVVACWVPEGVDILTRKSII, from the coding sequence ATGAATAATTTAGATTTGAAAGACTTACACTGTATTGGCTGCGGAGCAAGCTTACAGGTAGATAACGATAAACAATCTGGCTATACGCCGAAATCTGCAATTGAGAAGGGTCTTGAAACAGGGGAGCTTTACTGCCAACGCTGTTTCCGCCTGCGTCACTATAATGAGGTAGCAGATGTTGAAATGACTGATAAGGACTTTTTACGCCTGCTTAATGAGCTGGGAAATACTGATGCCTTAATCGTAAATGTAGTTGATATCTTTGACTTTAATGGGTCTGTTATCCCCTCACTTCATCGTTTTGTTCAAAAGAATGATGTCCTTTTGGTGGGGAATAAAAAAGATGTCCTACCGCACGCCGTAGGAACTAGAAAACTTACCCAGTGGCTGAAAGAGCGGGCCCATGAAGAAGGCCTTCGTCCTATTGATGTGGTTCTAACTAGTGCCTTTAATCAAGATGATGTAAGAAACTTGATGGAAAAAATCGATGAATACCGCAAGGGCCGCGATGTTTACGTGGTTGGGGTGACAAATGTTGGTAAATCAAGCCTAATTAATTCAATTATTAAGATTGCAACCGGTGAAGAAGACGTAATTACAACCAGCCGCTTTCCTGGAACAACCCTTGATAAAATTGAGATTCCACTTGATGAGGAAAGTAACCTGGTCGACACACCGGGGATCATTCACCACCATCAAATGGCTCATTACCTAGGAAAAAAAGACTTAAAATTAATTAGCCCAAGTAAGGAAATTAAGCCAGCTACTTATCAGCTAAATCCTGAACAAACTCTTTTCTTAGGAGGTCTTGCCCGCTTTGATTATATTCAAGGTGAAAAACAAGGTTTCACGGCCTATTTTGCCCGTGACCTAAAACTACACAGGACTAAACTTGAGGGAGCAAGTGACTTCTATGAAAAGCATGTTGGAGGTCTTTTAACTCCGCCGCAAAAGGATGAGGTCGCGGAATTTCCAAAACTTCGCCGGGTTGAATTTTCAATCAAGGAAAAAACTGATATCGTCTTTTCAGGACTAGGATGGATTCGTATGGCTCAAGCTGGAGTCGTAGCCTGCTGGGTTCCTGAAGGAGTCGATATATTAACAAGAAAGAGTATTATTTAA
- a CDS encoding class I SAM-dependent methyltransferase → MAIYEDFARVYDSIMDDSLYDAWYDFSIRHASKNTKKILELACGTGKLSLKFAEEGYKVYGLDFSEEMLTIAYNRAVDADLDVAWIEGDMRDLGQIDTYDLVTCYSDSICYMPNQEEVQKVFDEVYSSLNDEGTLIFDVHSTHQIDQVFPGYSYHENDEDFAFVWDSYPGLHEHSITHELTFFVKDEEDGKFIRRDEIHDERTYTIYNYQIMLENAGFSSVEVYADFEDEKPKEDSARWFFVCKK, encoded by the coding sequence ATGGCAATTTACGAGGATTTTGCGCGTGTTTACGATAGCATCATGGATGATAGTCTTTATGATGCTTGGTATGATTTTTCAATCAGACATGCTTCAAAAAATACTAAAAAAATTCTTGAATTAGCCTGTGGTACTGGAAAACTTTCCCTCAAATTTGCAGAAGAAGGATACAAGGTCTATGGCCTTGATTTTTCTGAAGAAATGCTTACCATTGCCTATAACAGAGCAGTTGATGCAGATCTTGATGTTGCTTGGATTGAAGGAGATATGCGGGACTTGGGACAAATTGATACCTATGATTTAGTTACCTGCTATTCGGATTCAATTTGCTACATGCCTAATCAAGAAGAAGTTCAAAAGGTTTTTGATGAAGTTTATTCAAGCCTAAATGATGAAGGAACCCTTATTTTTGATGTTCATTCGACCCATCAAATTGATCAGGTTTTCCCTGGCTACAGCTACCATGAAAATGATGAAGACTTTGCCTTTGTCTGGGATAGCTATCCAGGACTTCATGAGCATTCAATCACCCATGAATTAACCTTCTTTGTAAAAGATGAAGAAGATGGAAAATTTATCCGTCGGGATGAAATTCATGACGAGAGAACCTATACTATCTACAACTATCAAATTATGCTAGAAAATGCAGGTTTTTCATCAGTTGAGGTTTATGCAGACTTTGAAGATGAGAAGCCCAAAGAAGATAGTGCACGCTGGTTTTTCGTGTGTAAAAAATAG
- a CDS encoding ECF transporter S component, giving the protein MRNKKIQATVLVALFASLVVIATSIKIPLPTGAFVHLGNATLLLAVLLLGYFKGSLAGGLGFAIFDILNGYASEAPYFIGESFIVGGAAYLAFLYFKKNPKNVGQLFVIGLVTGLAKLGMTFLKNLVIQLYLGQEFHASFSLALAKLPATLINISITIVAVCLLYFPLRSAMRALKLQD; this is encoded by the coding sequence ATGAGAAATAAAAAGATTCAAGCTACTGTTTTGGTGGCCTTATTTGCAAGTTTGGTCGTTATTGCTACTAGTATAAAAATTCCCCTGCCAACTGGTGCCTTTGTTCACTTGGGAAATGCTACCCTACTTCTAGCTGTCTTACTTTTGGGCTACTTTAAAGGGTCTTTGGCAGGAGGACTGGGTTTTGCTATTTTTGATATTTTAAATGGTTATGCCAGCGAAGCACCCTATTTTATAGGGGAGTCTTTTATTGTAGGAGGAGCAGCTTATCTAGCCTTCTTGTATTTTAAGAAAAATCCAAAAAATGTTGGTCAATTATTTGTTATTGGACTTGTAACAGGCCTTGCTAAACTGGGAATGACTTTTTTGAAAAATTTAGTGATTCAATTATATTTGGGTCAGGAATTCCATGCTTCTTTTAGTCTGGCCCTTGCAAAATTACCCGCTACCCTGATTAATATAAGTATTACAATTGTTGCTGTATGTTTACTTTACTTCCCTTTAAGAAGTGCTATGCGAGCATTAAAATTACAGGATTAA
- a CDS encoding nucleotidyltransferase produces MATITGIVAEFNPFHNGHKYLLDQAKGTKIVVMSGNWLQRGEPAVIDKWTRAQMAVLCGADLVLELPVLSSVQGADFFANGSLELLARVGIDNLVFGTESNIDYDQVLEIYRNQKPQMDAYLAGLPKSMSYPEKTQAMWSEFTGISFSGDSPNHVLALAYLKGIAKYKPSIRMNGIKRQGQAFHSQELAGDFASATAIRQGLEKNEDVASFLPTESYDLLQHKPAVSWKNFYQLLKYKIISTNLSSIFQMNEELEVRIKAASRKASDFDDLVNKVHTKRYTKARVRRLLTYVLLDIKKTDFDSLEKTQGVRILAMSARGRSHVKELKDQVKFISRVGKDPWDPLSQRADDIYRLGDPGICEQNYGRIPYIKA; encoded by the coding sequence ATGGCAACTATTACAGGTATTGTAGCTGAGTTTAATCCCTTTCACAATGGTCATAAGTACCTTTTAGACCAGGCAAAAGGTACAAAGATTGTTGTTATGAGTGGTAACTGGCTCCAAAGAGGGGAACCGGCTGTTATTGATAAGTGGACTAGGGCTCAGATGGCAGTTCTTTGCGGTGCTGATCTGGTTCTAGAACTTCCAGTTCTTTCAAGTGTTCAGGGGGCTGACTTTTTTGCTAACGGCTCTCTTGAACTGCTAGCTAGGGTGGGGATTGATAATCTTGTCTTCGGGACAGAATCTAATATCGACTATGACCAGGTTCTCGAGATTTATCGCAATCAAAAACCTCAGATGGATGCTTATTTAGCTGGGTTACCAAAAAGTATGTCTTATCCTGAAAAAACTCAGGCCATGTGGTCTGAATTTACAGGAATAAGTTTTAGTGGGGACTCCCCTAATCACGTTTTGGCTCTTGCTTATTTAAAGGGAATAGCTAAATATAAACCATCCATAAGGATGAACGGGATAAAAAGACAGGGTCAAGCCTTTCACTCACAAGAGCTTGCAGGTGACTTTGCCAGTGCTACTGCCATTAGGCAGGGACTTGAAAAGAATGAAGATGTGGCATCATTTCTTCCTACTGAAAGTTATGACCTTCTTCAGCACAAACCAGCGGTTAGTTGGAAGAACTTTTATCAACTTTTAAAATATAAGATTATTTCAACTAATCTTAGTTCAATTTTTCAAATGAATGAAGAGCTTGAGGTTAGGATTAAGGCTGCTAGCCGGAAGGCTAGTGATTTTGATGATTTAGTCAATAAGGTTCATACCAAACGCTATACCAAGGCCCGAGTAAGAAGGCTTTTAACCTATGTTTTACTTGATATTAAAAAGACAGACTTTGATTCCTTGGAAAAAACTCAGGGAGTTAGAATTTTAGCCATGAGTGCTAGAGGCCGAAGTCATGTTAAGGAATTAAAGGATCAGGTTAAATTTATTTCTCGAGTCGGGAAAGATCCGTGGGACCCTTTGAGCCAAAGAGCAGATGATATTTATAGGCTTGGAGACCCTGGAATTTGTGAGCAAAATTATGGCCGTATCCCTTATATCAAAGCTTAA
- a CDS encoding YqeG family HAD IIIA-type phosphatase: MNIENYKPDFLLEAVYQLDAKSLKKHQIKSLLVDLDNTLIAWDNPEGSAELHAWLKEMKDEGIKVIVVSNNTHKRVGHAVRNFDVPFVSRSMKPFTRGIKKALKILNEKPENAVMVGDQLMTDIRAAHRAGLRSILVKQLVESDSWQTKFNRARERRVLKKIIAQDGPLEWKSKI, translated from the coding sequence ATGAATATTGAAAATTACAAACCAGATTTTTTATTGGAAGCAGTTTACCAACTGGACGCCAAAAGTTTAAAAAAACATCAGATAAAAAGCCTTTTAGTTGACCTAGATAACACCTTGATTGCTTGGGATAACCCAGAAGGAAGTGCAGAGCTTCACGCTTGGCTTAAGGAGATGAAGGATGAGGGTATTAAAGTAATCGTTGTTTCTAACAATACCCATAAGAGGGTAGGGCATGCTGTGAGAAATTTTGATGTTCCCTTTGTAAGCCGCTCTATGAAACCTTTTACAAGAGGCATTAAAAAGGCCTTAAAAATCCTTAATGAAAAGCCAGAAAACGCGGTCATGGTAGGGGATCAGCTGATGACGGATATTAGGGCAGCCCATAGGGCAGGACTTCGCAGTATTCTTGTTAAGCAGCTTGTTGAAAGTGATTCTTGGCAGACTAAGTTTAACCGGGCGCGTGAGCGTAGGGTTCTTAAGAAAATTATTGCTCAAGATGGGCCACTTGAATGGAAGAGTAAGATATAA
- the thiD gene encoding bifunctional hydroxymethylpyrimidine kinase/phosphomethylpyrimidine kinase — MRKVLTIAGSDSTGGAGIQADLKTFEEYGLFGISSITSIVTMDYDDAWKHKVTDLGCDLLADQLKSALAGNEISAVKTGMMASYENTRVASEFIDQYACEKLLVDPVIACKGTAQILQPESLEGLKKYLLPRALITTPNLVEAGILSGLGDLRNACDMKEAAKRIVDMGPSQALVKGGHRLGIDKALDIYYDGCDFYEFEGDLYQTDFNHGAGCTLAAAITAGMAKDMKMLDAILLAKNFVAAAIKEGVEINKYLGHVWHGAYNQAEKRMGD, encoded by the coding sequence ATGAGAAAAGTTTTGACCATTGCAGGGTCTGATTCAACAGGGGGTGCGGGCATCCAAGCCGACCTTAAAACCTTTGAGGAATACGGTTTATTTGGAATTTCAAGTATTACGTCGATTGTGACCATGGATTATGATGATGCCTGGAAGCACAAGGTGACAGATTTGGGTTGTGATTTACTTGCAGACCAGCTAAAATCAGCCCTTGCAGGAAATGAGATTAGTGCTGTTAAAACAGGTATGATGGCAAGTTATGAAAATACAAGGGTTGCAAGCGAGTTTATTGACCAATATGCTTGTGAAAAATTATTAGTTGATCCAGTTATTGCCTGTAAGGGGACAGCTCAAATCCTTCAGCCAGAAAGCCTTGAAGGCCTTAAGAAATATTTACTGCCCAGGGCTTTGATAACGACTCCTAACCTTGTTGAAGCTGGAATCTTATCGGGACTAGGCGACCTTAGGAATGCCTGTGACATGAAAGAAGCCGCAAAAAGAATTGTCGATATGGGTCCTAGCCAAGCATTAGTCAAAGGAGGGCATAGACTGGGGATTGATAAGGCTCTTGACATTTACTATGATGGCTGTGACTTTTACGAGTTTGAAGGTGACTTGTATCAAACTGACTTCAATCACGGGGCTGGTTGTACCTTGGCAGCAGCCATTACAGCGGGTATGGCAAAGGATATGAAGATGCTTGATGCCATTTTACTGGCCAAAAATTTTGTGGCAGCAGCCATTAAAGAGGGAGTTGAGATTAACAAATACCTGGGTCATGTTTGGCATGGTGCCTATAATCAGGCAGAAAAGAGGATGGGGGATTAA
- a CDS encoding tRNA1(Val) (adenine(37)-N6)-methyltransferase has protein sequence MTIEILKDGERIDQLHSSDVKIIQNKDVFSYSIDSVLLSRFARIPQKNAKIVDMCAGNGAVGLFVSSKTKVPIYEIELQERLADMAQRSVALNGLKEQVTVINDDLKHSLNYLKASSIDLLLCNPPYFKVDPDSNINNNEHYTIARHEITTNLDEILDISQKLLKSNGHLAMVHRPDRFFEICQKMIERNIIPKKIQFVYPKKNANANILLIDAIKDGRKGGEQILPPLIIHEDDGSYTKEVFQIYYGQE, from the coding sequence ATGACTATAGAAATTTTAAAAGATGGGGAGCGAATTGATCAACTCCACTCATCTGATGTAAAAATTATTCAAAATAAGGACGTTTTTAGCTACTCAATTGACTCAGTCCTCCTCAGCAGATTTGCAAGAATTCCTCAAAAAAATGCAAAGATTGTTGACATGTGTGCTGGTAATGGAGCCGTCGGGCTTTTTGTCAGTAGTAAAACCAAGGTACCAATCTATGAAATAGAACTTCAGGAAAGACTTGCCGATATGGCCCAAAGATCTGTGGCCCTTAATGGACTTAAAGAGCAGGTTACAGTCATCAATGATGACCTGAAACATTCCCTTAATTACCTAAAAGCGTCAAGTATCGACCTGCTTTTATGTAACCCGCCTTATTTTAAGGTTGACCCTGACTCCAATATTAATAATAATGAGCACTATACAATAGCCCGCCATGAAATTACCACCAATTTGGACGAAATTTTAGACATTTCACAAAAACTCCTCAAAAGTAATGGCCATCTAGCTATGGTCCACAGACCTGACCGATTTTTTGAAATTTGCCAAAAGATGATTGAGCGAAATATTATCCCCAAAAAAATTCAATTTGTTTATCCAAAGAAGAATGCCAATGCAAATATCCTCTTGATTGATGCCATTAAAGATGGCCGAAAAGGTGGGGAGCAGATTTTACCACCACTTATTATCCATGAGGATGACGGCTCATATACCAAGGAAGTTTTTCAAATTTACTATGGACAAGAATAA
- a CDS encoding 1-acyl-sn-glycerol-3-phosphate acyltransferase, translating into MFYAFLRNLVTFILYVVNGKANFYNVDRVPDKSENYILVAPHRSLWDPVYLAYATRPKQFVFMAKKELFKNKLFAWWIKKCGAFPVDRANPGPSAIKIPVKALKESDKSLVMFPTGSRHSDDIKGGVLVIAKMAKVRIVPAVYQGPISFKSLLKREKVKLNFGEPIDVSDIPRANEAGVEEITRRINKAFKDLDAELDPNYKYIPK; encoded by the coding sequence ATGTTTTACGCATTTTTAAGAAATTTGGTGACATTTATACTTTACGTGGTTAATGGTAAGGCTAATTTTTATAATGTTGATAGGGTTCCTGATAAGTCGGAAAATTATATTCTGGTGGCTCCCCACAGGAGTTTATGGGATCCTGTTTATTTGGCTTATGCAACTAGACCCAAGCAGTTTGTTTTTATGGCCAAGAAGGAATTATTTAAAAATAAGCTTTTTGCTTGGTGGATTAAAAAATGTGGTGCTTTTCCAGTGGACCGAGCAAATCCTGGACCAAGTGCCATCAAGATTCCAGTCAAGGCTCTAAAAGAAAGCGATAAGTCGCTTGTTATGTTCCCAACAGGAAGCCGTCACTCTGACGACATAAAAGGCGGGGTTCTTGTTATTGCCAAAATGGCCAAGGTTAGGATTGTTCCGGCTGTTTATCAGGGGCCAATAAGCTTTAAGTCCCTTCTTAAGCGTGAGAAGGTTAAATTAAATTTTGGTGAACCCATTGATGTCTCTGATATTCCAAGGGCTAATGAAGCTGGGGTTGAGGAGATAACTAGAAGAATAAACAAGGCCTTTAAGGACTTGGATGCTGAGCTTGATCCAAATTATAAGTATATTCCCAAATAA
- the rpsU gene encoding 30S ribosomal protein S21 — translation MSKTVVRKNESLDDALRRFKRSVTKAGTLQEARKREHYEKPSVKRKRKSEAARKRKKF, via the coding sequence ATGTCAAAAACTGTAGTTCGTAAAAATGAATCTCTTGATGATGCTCTTCGTCGTTTCAAACGTTCTGTAACAAAAGCTGGAACTCTTCAAGAAGCTCGCAAACGTGAGCACTACGAAAAACCTTCTGTAAAACGTAAACGTAAATCAGAAGCAGCTCGTAAACGTAAAAAATTCTAA
- a CDS encoding YebC/PmpR family DNA-binding transcriptional regulator, with translation MGRKWANIVAKKTAKDGATSKVYAKFGVEIYVAAKQGDPDPEANAALRLVLERAKQAQVPKHIIDRAIDKAKGGADETFTEGRYEGFGPNGSMIIVDTLTNNVNRTAANIRTAFGKNGGNMGASGAVSYMFDNTGVLGFKGDDTDAIFEYLLDQDIDVRDVEAQDDQIIVYTEPEDFHRAMEALKANGVSEFSVSELEMIPQTEVELSGDDLEIFEKLIEVLEDDDDVQKVYHNVAE, from the coding sequence ATGGGACGTAAATGGGCAAATATTGTCGCTAAGAAAACAGCAAAAGACGGAGCAACTAGTAAGGTCTACGCTAAATTTGGTGTAGAAATCTACGTGGCTGCCAAACAAGGTGATCCAGATCCAGAAGCAAATGCTGCGCTTCGCCTGGTTCTTGAACGTGCTAAACAGGCTCAGGTGCCAAAACACATCATCGACCGTGCCATCGATAAGGCTAAGGGTGGAGCTGACGAAACCTTCACTGAAGGACGTTATGAAGGATTTGGGCCAAACGGTTCAATGATCATCGTTGACACTCTTACAAACAATGTAAACCGTACTGCCGCAAACATCCGTACTGCCTTTGGTAAAAATGGCGGAAACATGGGGGCAAGTGGTGCTGTTTCATATATGTTTGACAACACAGGAGTTCTTGGATTCAAGGGTGACGACACAGATGCCATCTTTGAGTACCTGCTTGACCAAGACATCGACGTTCGTGACGTTGAAGCTCAAGATGACCAAATCATCGTCTACACTGAGCCAGAAGACTTCCACCGTGCTATGGAAGCCTTAAAAGCTAACGGAGTTTCTGAATTCTCAGTAAGTGAGCTTGAGATGATCCCTCAAACTGAGGTTGAACTTTCTGGAGATGATCTTGAAATCTTCGAAAAACTTATTGAAGTTCTTGAAGACGACGATGACGTTCAAAAAGTCTACCACAATGTAGCTGAATAA
- the yqeK gene encoding bis(5'-nucleosyl)-tetraphosphatase (symmetrical) YqeK translates to MTKYYSELGLTRKELLEKIKAQMSNHRFKHVLSVEETARKLAKIYGVDEDKAALAGLLHDYAKELSEGEFKKLIARYELDPDLLNWGNNVWHGMVGIYKIKEDLGLEDADILEAIRIHTVGSASMTTLAKIVYVADYIEPHRDFPGVDKARKLAKKDLDAAVAFETQRTVEHLLSKKVRVYPQTIETYNAYISYLK, encoded by the coding sequence ATGACTAAATACTATTCTGAACTTGGTTTAACAAGAAAGGAGCTTCTTGAAAAAATCAAGGCTCAAATGAGTAACCATAGATTTAAGCATGTTTTGTCAGTCGAAGAGACAGCCAGAAAACTCGCTAAAATTTATGGAGTCGATGAGGATAAGGCAGCCCTTGCTGGCCTTCTTCATGATTATGCCAAGGAGCTTTCTGAAGGGGAATTTAAGAAGCTTATTGCTAGATATGAATTAGATCCAGACCTTCTGAATTGGGGCAATAACGTATGGCACGGTATGGTTGGAATTTATAAGATTAAAGAGGACTTGGGACTAGAGGATGCTGATATTCTTGAAGCCATAAGGATTCATACTGTTGGATCAGCTTCCATGACCACTCTTGCAAAAATTGTTTATGTTGCTGACTATATTGAGCCCCATAGGGACTTTCCTGGTGTTGATAAGGCACGAAAACTAGCTAAAAAAGATTTGGATGCGGCTGTAGCTTTTGAAACTCAAAGGACAGTGGAGCATCTTTTAAGTAAAAAAGTTCGCGTTTACCCGCAAACGATTGAAACCTACAATGCTTATATTTCCTATTTAAAGTAG